Proteins encoded together in one Corynebacterium liangguodongii window:
- a CDS encoding alpha/beta fold hydrolase — translation MQIQREGFTIFARVLGDASKPALLFLQGGPGSPAPRERYEWIDAALERYRVVLLDQRGTGLSTRIDRATPELIDAGTLARLRADAIVEDAEAIREELGLERWDVLGQSFGGFCLAHYLAAHPERIGHAFFTGGLPTVTRGVDEVYRATFAKLRARHLRFYAEVPWAQRQIREVCRHLDNSEELLPTGERLSSRRFRGIGIALGREDGFEALAHLLEAPFHPNGRLRTDVLAEVCDLVSFERNPLYAAVHESIYGGTVPGATAWSAQRVSETLDGFAPDASPDDAEFYLTGEHIFPFHFDEDPALRPFKAAAEELARKQDWPNLYAGLGRVEGAAAVVYTDDIYVPRELSLETAELIGARVYETDAWQHDGLRKHGSHVLRALLREVGL, via the coding sequence ATGCAGATTCAGCGCGAAGGGTTCACGATATTCGCACGAGTTCTTGGCGACGCCTCCAAACCCGCACTCCTTTTTCTCCAGGGCGGGCCGGGTTCGCCAGCGCCGCGGGAGCGCTACGAATGGATCGACGCCGCGCTCGAGCGCTACCGCGTGGTGCTGTTGGATCAGCGGGGCACTGGCTTATCCACGCGCATCGACCGCGCCACACCCGAGCTCATCGATGCCGGCACTCTCGCCCGCCTGCGCGCGGATGCGATCGTCGAAGACGCCGAGGCGATCCGCGAGGAACTGGGACTCGAGCGGTGGGACGTGCTCGGCCAGTCCTTTGGTGGGTTCTGCCTCGCGCACTACCTCGCCGCGCACCCGGAGCGGATCGGACACGCTTTTTTCACCGGCGGGCTACCCACCGTCACCCGCGGCGTCGATGAGGTCTACCGGGCCACGTTTGCCAAGCTGCGTGCGCGCCACTTGCGCTTCTACGCCGAGGTGCCGTGGGCGCAGCGGCAAATCCGCGAGGTATGCCGCCACCTCGATAACTCCGAGGAACTGCTGCCCACCGGCGAGCGGTTGAGCTCGCGCCGGTTCCGAGGAATTGGCATCGCGCTGGGCCGCGAGGACGGGTTCGAGGCATTGGCGCACCTCCTCGAGGCGCCGTTTCACCCGAACGGGCGGTTGCGTACCGACGTCCTCGCCGAGGTCTGCGACCTCGTGAGCTTCGAGCGCAACCCGCTCTACGCCGCGGTCCACGAGTCCATCTACGGCGGCACGGTGCCCGGCGCGACCGCCTGGTCCGCCCAGCGCGTCTCCGAGACGCTTGACGGCTTCGCGCCGGACGCCTCGCCTGACGACGCCGAGTTCTACCTCACCGGCGAGCACATCTTCCCCTTCCACTTCGACGAAGACCCCGCGCTGCGCCCCTTCAAGGCGGCGGCCGAGGAGCTCGCCCGGAAGCAGGATTGGCCCAACCTCTACGCCGGCCTGGGCCGGGTCGAAGGGGCCGCCGCGGTCGTCTACACAGACGACATCTACGTCCCGCGCGAGCTCTCGCTCGAGACCGCCGAGCTGATCGGCGCGAGGGTGTACGAGACTGATGCGTGGCAGCACGACGGCTTGCGCAAGCACGGCTCTCACGTCCTGCGCGCCCTCCTGCGCGAGGTGGGGCTATGA